A region from the Niveispirillum cyanobacteriorum genome encodes:
- a CDS encoding thymidine phosphorylase family protein: protein MLRLKRIGISTGRENVAFLSRACPTYRAAAFEGQGKVEVLAGSKRLVATLDLVDDPAILPPDCLGLSEETFARFGQVEGSDTRLDHPHPPKSREGLHAKIAGRELDEACFRAIIDDIAHHRYSKVEVAAFLVACGSFMTTAETLALTRAMADAGEGLHWPDAPVVVDKHCIGGIPGNRTSMIVVPIVAAHGLPMPKTSSRAITSPAGTADTMEVLANVEVDLNRMREIVAEAKGCLVWGGHVKLSPADDVLISVERPLNIDTREQMVASILSKKKAAGSTHLVIDMPVGPSAKVRSAEDAARLRKLFEYVGDAIGLTLRVTISDGSQPVGRGIGPVLEARDVMAVLENRADAPPDLRERSLALAGRILEFDPALRGGAGMARARELLDSGAALRQMHRIMELQGPPPRVATLGSLSREVVADHDGRVMSIDCYRLARIARLAGAPFDPGAGIDLLRKVGDPVQAGEPLYRIHAEREVEFRFACGLAAEASGYTVNGNGKEPL, encoded by the coding sequence ATGTTGCGGTTGAAACGGATCGGCATTTCGACGGGCCGGGAGAATGTGGCCTTCCTGTCGCGGGCCTGCCCCACCTATCGCGCCGCCGCCTTTGAAGGCCAGGGTAAGGTGGAAGTGCTGGCCGGGTCCAAACGGCTGGTCGCCACGCTGGACCTTGTCGATGATCCCGCCATCCTGCCGCCCGACTGTCTGGGCCTGTCAGAGGAAACCTTCGCGCGGTTCGGACAGGTTGAAGGCAGCGACACCCGCCTGGACCATCCCCATCCGCCGAAAAGCCGGGAAGGGCTGCATGCCAAGATCGCGGGTCGCGAGCTGGACGAGGCCTGTTTTCGCGCCATCATCGACGACATCGCCCATCACCGTTACAGCAAGGTGGAGGTGGCGGCCTTCCTGGTGGCCTGCGGGTCCTTCATGACCACGGCGGAAACCCTGGCCCTGACCCGCGCCATGGCGGATGCGGGCGAAGGGCTGCATTGGCCCGACGCGCCCGTGGTGGTGGACAAGCATTGTATCGGCGGCATTCCCGGCAACCGCACCTCCATGATCGTGGTGCCCATCGTGGCGGCCCATGGCCTGCCCATGCCCAAGACATCGTCGCGCGCCATCACATCGCCCGCCGGCACCGCCGACACGATGGAGGTGCTGGCCAATGTCGAGGTCGATCTGAACCGCATGCGGGAGATCGTGGCAGAGGCCAAGGGTTGTCTGGTCTGGGGCGGGCATGTGAAACTGTCGCCCGCCGACGATGTCCTGATCTCCGTCGAACGGCCGCTGAATATCGACACGCGCGAACAGATGGTCGCCTCCATCCTGTCCAAGAAGAAGGCGGCGGGGTCCACGCATCTGGTCATCGACATGCCGGTCGGCCCCAGCGCCAAGGTGCGCAGCGCCGAAGACGCAGCACGCCTGCGCAAGCTGTTTGAATATGTGGGCGACGCCATCGGCTTGACCCTGCGTGTCACCATCAGCGACGGGTCGCAGCCCGTGGGCCGGGGCATCGGCCCCGTGCTGGAGGCGCGCGACGTGATGGCGGTTCTGGAGAACCGGGCCGATGCGCCGCCCGACCTGCGCGAACGTTCCCTGGCGCTGGCGGGCCGTATCCTGGAATTCGATCCAGCCTTGCGCGGCGGGGCCGGCATGGCGCGGGCGCGGGAGTTGCTGGATAGCGGGGCGGCCCTGCGCCAGATGCACCGCATCATGGAACTGCAAGGCCCGCCGCCGCGTGTCGCCACGCTGGGCAGCCTGTCGCGGGAGGTCGTGGCCGATCATGACGGGCGGGTCATGTCCATCGATTGCTACCGTCTCGCGCGCATCGCGCGACTGGCCGGTGCGCCCTTTGATCCCGGTGCCGGCATCGACCTTCTGAGGAAGGTGGGCGACCCGGTGCAGGCCGGCGAACCGCTCTACCGTATCCATGCCGAACGCGAGGTGGAGTTCCGCTTCGCCTGCGGTCTGGCGGCGGAAGCGTCGGGATATACCGTGAATGGCAATGGCAAGGAGCCGCTGTGA
- a CDS encoding YkgB family protein produces MTAIDTALNRLPGPSAAIQALRWSMVFIFAMFGIAKFAAYEAEGVARIAEHYWLFAWMYPLWGVQGASNAIGVLELSAGVFIALGAWSHRAGLLGGVMGIATFLVTLSFSIGANLWQKDYGFPFMGSLAQFLFKDVVLLAACFALALDAGHRLAQTKKGAA; encoded by the coding sequence ATGACCGCCATCGATACCGCACTGAACCGCCTTCCGGGGCCATCCGCCGCCATCCAGGCACTGCGCTGGTCCATGGTCTTCATCTTCGCCATGTTCGGCATCGCCAAGTTTGCGGCCTATGAAGCCGAGGGCGTGGCCCGCATCGCCGAACATTACTGGCTGTTCGCCTGGATGTACCCGCTCTGGGGGGTACAGGGGGCCAGCAACGCCATCGGCGTACTGGAACTGTCGGCGGGGGTCTTCATCGCGCTGGGGGCCTGGTCGCACCGCGCCGGCCTGTTGGGCGGGGTAATGGGCATCGCCACCTTCCTGGTCACGCTCAGCTTTTCCATCGGCGCGAACCTTTGGCAAAAGGATTACGGCTTCCCCTTCATGGGGTCGCTGGCGCAGTTCCTTTTCAAGGATGTGGTGCTGCTGGCCGCGTGCTTTGCGCTGGCGCTGGATGCCGGTCACCGCTTGGCGCAAACGAAAAAGGGCGCCGCATAA
- a CDS encoding DEAD/DEAH box helicase, whose product MREKDLIELAAVGIAQIADLHQQRGATYFRNGRVHGVELEPDLDSIFGQVQGSEAEPYDVTILFRKTRFGYALESDCTCPVGHDCKHVAAVLYAARDQQRHRTAAGAGKSAIPPTDSRALDAWINGLIGLRDGPPPGRVAEKPEHIRYLLTPPRDEHQLPTLSPHMSRMTQKGVPTKGRTIAFFNLQSPHGAGVTEEDRRLAHLFGPVLGVHHHLPDDDGLLAELLPRFLATGRLHWLSFENAPLRLGPARPASIDWVLDAQGRQMPVTRPKGGGMPLGRAAAALWYLDTDQGLLGPVELPAARPLLLQVLRAPPLDPMAAAKVARQLPTLLPQATLSGGAVALPQSTAAVTGDDSPPLIRLILTTHRPAGQPNRWQPVMEPSDRAYLSFDYGGTIVKDQGGPDEFRQVHGSKVTIRHRRRDVEEQARRRLANANLLPAYALSVQMGSKAPALPVGAAYTLFGPPEAAWLSFLDRVVPGLRADGWQVEISPDFRWHLTRIEEWEGEVEAAGGGWFDLDLGIRIDGQRVPLLPLLLAVLKRLGKNGDPEALLAADPDAMLYAPLPRGGHVALPVARVAPLTKVLLDLFHGAGALDGAGRLRIDLGQTALLDGMRGMPDLLRPGQRDKLRRLLEPATEVAEPAGLSTTLRPYQRQGLGWLLALAEAGAGGILADDMGLGKTLQVIAFILALKQQGRLLRPALVVAPTSVAPNWPREAARHAPGLTVHLHHGPDRADGWALAQKADIVVTSYPLLHRDHALLKQKPWSVLILDEAQMVKNQAGKLAGLVRDLPAEHRLCVTGTPLENHLGELWTQMDFVMPGLLSDSRSFTRLFRSPIEKRGDGERQQLLTGRLRPFILRRNKAEVAADLPPKTEIVERITLPDDQRDLYETLRLTMDAKVRQAIAEMGLGRSHILILEALLRLRQACCDPALLPVTALTKAVSSAKRAHLMQMLPELVQEGRRILLFSQFTSMLDLIRADLDELGLRHVSLTGDTKDRTTPVDRFQAGEADVFLISLKAGGTGLTLTAADTVIHYDPWWNPAVEDQATDRAHRIGQDKPVFVYRLVADGTVEDRMLDLQARKRQLAAALHDGGGDSPGALTEDDIERLFAPITELAKG is encoded by the coding sequence ATGCGGGAAAAGGACCTGATCGAACTGGCGGCGGTCGGTATCGCGCAAATCGCCGACCTGCACCAGCAACGCGGGGCGACCTATTTCCGCAATGGCCGCGTGCACGGGGTGGAGCTGGAGCCCGACCTGGACTCCATCTTCGGGCAGGTGCAGGGGTCCGAGGCGGAGCCCTATGACGTCACCATCCTGTTCCGCAAGACCCGCTTTGGCTATGCGCTGGAAAGCGATTGCACCTGCCCCGTCGGCCATGACTGCAAGCATGTGGCCGCCGTCCTTTACGCCGCGCGCGATCAGCAGCGGCACAGGACCGCCGCCGGGGCGGGCAAGTCCGCTATCCCGCCGACCGACAGCCGGGCCCTGGATGCCTGGATCAACGGTCTGATCGGGCTGCGCGACGGGCCGCCGCCGGGGCGTGTGGCGGAGAAGCCGGAACATATCCGCTATCTGCTGACCCCTCCCAGGGATGAACACCAGCTGCCGACCCTGTCGCCGCATATGTCGCGGATGACACAGAAGGGTGTGCCGACCAAGGGGCGCACGATTGCCTTCTTCAACCTGCAATCCCCCCACGGCGCGGGCGTGACGGAGGAAGATCGGCGGCTGGCCCATCTGTTCGGCCCGGTTCTGGGCGTGCATCACCACCTGCCCGATGATGATGGCCTGCTGGCCGAACTGCTGCCGCGCTTTCTGGCCACGGGGCGGCTGCATTGGCTGTCGTTTGAGAATGCACCTTTGCGCCTGGGTCCCGCGCGGCCCGCCAGTATCGACTGGGTCCTGGATGCACAGGGGCGGCAGATGCCCGTGACACGGCCAAAGGGTGGGGGAATGCCCCTGGGCCGGGCGGCGGCGGCGCTTTGGTACCTGGACACAGACCAGGGATTGCTGGGTCCTGTAGAGCTTCCCGCAGCACGGCCCCTGCTGTTGCAGGTGCTGCGCGCCCCGCCGCTGGACCCGATGGCGGCGGCAAAGGTGGCGCGGCAATTGCCGACCTTGCTGCCACAGGCCACGCTGAGCGGTGGTGCAGTGGCCCTGCCGCAATCGACCGCCGCCGTGACGGGCGATGACAGCCCGCCCCTGATCCGCCTGATCCTGACCACGCACCGACCCGCCGGACAGCCCAACCGCTGGCAACCCGTGATGGAGCCGAGCGACCGCGCCTATCTGTCCTTCGATTATGGCGGCACCATTGTGAAGGACCAGGGCGGGCCGGACGAGTTCCGGCAGGTGCATGGGTCCAAGGTCACCATCCGCCATCGCCGCCGCGATGTGGAGGAACAGGCCCGCCGCCGGCTGGCCAATGCCAACCTGCTGCCGGCCTATGCCCTGTCGGTTCAGATGGGGAGCAAGGCACCGGCCCTGCCGGTTGGTGCCGCCTACACCCTGTTCGGCCCGCCGGAGGCGGCGTGGCTGAGCTTCCTGGACCGGGTGGTGCCGGGCCTGCGCGCCGATGGCTGGCAGGTGGAGATCAGCCCGGATTTCCGCTGGCACCTGACCCGGATTGAGGAATGGGAAGGCGAGGTGGAGGCCGCCGGCGGCGGCTGGTTCGACCTGGATCTGGGCATCCGTATCGACGGGCAGCGGGTGCCGCTGCTGCCCCTGCTTCTGGCCGTGCTGAAACGGCTGGGCAAGAATGGCGACCCGGAAGCGCTGCTGGCCGCCGATCCCGACGCCATGCTCTATGCCCCGCTGCCGCGCGGCGGGCATGTGGCCCTGCCGGTGGCGCGCGTGGCACCGCTGACAAAGGTGCTGCTGGACCTGTTTCACGGGGCGGGCGCACTGGACGGGGCCGGGCGGTTGCGCATCGACCTGGGTCAGACGGCCCTGCTGGACGGGATGCGCGGCATGCCCGACCTGCTGCGCCCCGGACAGCGGGACAAGCTGCGCCGCCTGCTGGAACCGGCCACCGAAGTGGCGGAACCCGCGGGCCTGTCCACGACGCTTCGCCCCTATCAGCGACAGGGCCTGGGCTGGCTGCTGGCCCTGGCAGAGGCGGGGGCCGGCGGCATCCTGGCCGACGATATGGGCCTGGGAAAGACCTTGCAGGTCATCGCCTTCATTCTGGCCCTGAAACAGCAGGGCCGCCTGCTGCGCCCCGCCCTGGTCGTGGCACCGACCAGTGTCGCCCCCAACTGGCCGCGCGAGGCGGCCCGGCATGCACCGGGCCTGACGGTCCACCTGCATCACGGGCCGGACCGGGCCGATGGCTGGGCCTTGGCGCAGAAGGCGGATATCGTCGTCACCTCCTACCCGCTGCTGCACCGCGATCATGCGCTGTTGAAGCAGAAACCCTGGTCCGTCCTGATCCTGGACGAGGCGCAGATGGTAAAGAACCAGGCGGGCAAGCTGGCGGGTCTGGTCCGCGACCTGCCCGCCGAACATCGGCTATGCGTGACCGGCACGCCGCTGGAGAACCATCTGGGCGAGCTGTGGACGCAGATGGATTTCGTGATGCCGGGCCTGCTGTCCGACAGCCGCAGCTTTACCCGCCTGTTCCGCAGCCCCATTGAAAAGCGGGGCGATGGCGAACGCCAGCAGCTTCTCACAGGTCGCCTGCGCCCCTTCATCCTGCGCCGGAACAAGGCGGAGGTGGCGGCCGACCTGCCGCCCAAGACGGAGATCGTGGAGCGCATCACCCTGCCCGATGATCAGCGCGACCTGTATGAAACGCTGCGCCTGACCATGGATGCCAAGGTGCGTCAGGCGATTGCCGAAATGGGGTTGGGCCGGTCGCATATCCTGATCCTGGAGGCGCTGCTGCGCCTGCGTCAGGCCTGCTGCGACCCGGCCCTGCTGCCGGTGACGGCCCTGACCAAGGCGGTATCCAGCGCCAAGCGCGCGCATCTGATGCAGATGCTGCCCGAACTGGTGCAGGAGGGGCGGCGTATCCTGCTGTTCTCGCAGTTCACCTCCATGCTGGACCTGATCCGGGCCGATCTGGACGAGTTGGGCCTGCGCCATGTCAGCCTGACCGGCGACACCAAGGACCGCACCACGCCCGTGGACCGGTTCCAGGCGGGTGAGGCCGATGTCTTCCTGATCAGCCTGAAGGCCGGCGGCACAGGCCTGACCCTGACCGCCGCCGATACGGTCATCCATTACGATCCCTGGTGGAACCCCGCCGTGGAGGATCAGGCCACCGACCGCGCCCACCGCATCGGCCAGGACAAGCCCGTCTTCGTCTATCGCCTTGTCGCCGACGGTACGGTCGAAGACCGCATGCTGGACCTCCAGGCCCGCAAACGCCAGCTTGCCGCCGCCCTGCACGATGGCGGCGGCGACAGCCCCGGCGCGTTGACCGAGGATGATATCGAACGGCTTTTCGCGCCGATTACGGAGCTGGCGAAGGGGTGA
- a CDS encoding organic hydroperoxide resistance protein: protein MKVLYTANVTSTGGRDGRATSDDGLLDVKLALPKELGGAGGATNPEQLFAAGYTACFIGAMKFVGGRDKIAVPANVSVTANVSIGPREDEGFGLAVKLNVSLPGLDAATAQDLVARAHKVCPYSHATKGNISVETVIV, encoded by the coding sequence ATGAAGGTTCTCTACACCGCCAATGTGACCTCCACCGGTGGCCGCGATGGCCGCGCCACGTCCGATGATGGCTTGCTGGATGTGAAGCTGGCCCTGCCGAAGGAACTGGGCGGTGCCGGTGGTGCCACCAACCCGGAACAGCTGTTCGCCGCCGGCTATACAGCCTGCTTCATCGGTGCCATGAAGTTCGTGGGTGGCCGCGACAAGATCGCCGTGCCGGCCAATGTCTCCGTCACCGCCAATGTCAGCATCGGCCCGCGTGAGGATGAAGGTTTCGGTCTGGCCGTGAAGCTGAATGTCAGCCTGCCGGGCCTGGACGCCGCGACGGCCCAGGATCTGGTGGCCCGCGCCCACAAGGTCTGCCCCTACAGCCACGCCACTAAGGGCAATATCAGCGTGGAGACGGTGATCGTTTGA
- a CDS encoding LysE/ArgO family amino acid transporter: MPAPTGSRWKVLDLLDDIGIFWRGVVLGVIIAAPVGPIGLLCIRRSLERGLATGLATGLGAALADAFFSGIAAFGITAVLNVITQNMPLLQVVGGLFLLIVAGHSLTREPKPLAAEPVAGNLPAAVFSGLFLTATNPVTILGMSTLVVGFGNTKGPVEDGTLVAGIFIGSLLWWMFLCGGVTLLRSRVTGRTVHWINIGTGLILGALGLYTLGTALV, encoded by the coding sequence GTGCCCGCGCCAACGGGTTCACGCTGGAAGGTACTGGATTTGCTGGACGATATTGGGATTTTCTGGCGCGGTGTGGTTCTGGGCGTGATTATCGCCGCACCTGTGGGACCTATCGGCCTGCTCTGTATCCGCCGTTCGCTGGAACGCGGGCTGGCCACGGGGCTGGCCACCGGCCTGGGCGCGGCGCTCGCCGACGCGTTTTTCAGCGGCATCGCCGCCTTCGGCATCACCGCCGTTTTGAATGTGATCACCCAGAACATGCCGTTGTTGCAGGTGGTAGGCGGGCTGTTCCTGCTGATCGTCGCGGGCCACAGCCTGACGCGTGAACCCAAGCCCCTGGCCGCCGAACCCGTGGCCGGCAACCTGCCGGCGGCAGTGTTTTCGGGCCTGTTCCTGACCGCCACCAACCCCGTCACCATCCTGGGCATGAGTACACTGGTCGTCGGCTTCGGCAATACGAAGGGACCGGTGGAGGATGGCACGCTGGTTGCGGGCATCTTCATCGGTTCCCTGCTCTGGTGGATGTTCCTGTGCGGCGGCGTCACCCTGCTGCGCAGCCGCGTCACGGGCCGGACGGTGCATTGGATCAATATCGGCACCGGCCTGATCCTGGGCGCGCTCGGGCTTTACACGCTGGGCACTGCGCTGGTCTAG
- a CDS encoding TerB family tellurite resistance protein → MSLFNMFKSDKGEAMTAHKAFAIALLYTMAADGEMDAEEVGHLLAVIGGEKSGGTIGVGANNQALLNSAMKYVRSHSHEQFLAEATPVLTTAQRLCILMNLVDSALSDGEAEQEEREFFDKAQKAFGITDEQFSPYFEVIMMKNDRSVFVDKNHPMNQPGFQVGMPGQAA, encoded by the coding sequence ATGAGCCTGTTCAACATGTTCAAGAGCGACAAGGGCGAGGCGATGACGGCCCACAAGGCCTTCGCCATCGCCCTTCTCTATACCATGGCCGCCGATGGCGAGATGGATGCCGAGGAGGTGGGTCACCTTCTGGCCGTCATCGGCGGGGAGAAGTCGGGCGGCACCATCGGTGTCGGCGCCAACAACCAGGCGCTTTTGAATTCCGCCATGAAATATGTGCGCAGCCACAGCCATGAACAGTTCCTGGCCGAGGCCACGCCCGTCCTGACCACGGCGCAGCGTCTGTGCATCCTGATGAACCTCGTCGACAGTGCCCTGTCGGATGGCGAGGCGGAGCAGGAAGAGCGCGAATTCTTCGACAAGGCGCAGAAGGCCTTCGGCATCACCGATGAGCAGTTCAGCCCTTATTTCGAAGTCATCATGATGAAGAATGACCGGTCGGTGTTCGTGGACAAGAACCATCCCATGAACCAGCCCGGTTTCCAGGTCGGCATGCCGGGGCAAGCGGCATGA
- a CDS encoding ImmA/IrrE family metallo-endopeptidase, whose translation MTVIDRYAAQTPVPIYDILQDLGLGPEFRALDSDISGWIERRDDDRYAIVINANHAETRKRFTAAHELAHFIFHRDLLGDGVGDNRAYRAVNTPFANNQILPVHERQANSVAANILMPKEAVYRLQASGITDPKELAARFRVSEEAMRIRLGVPRVAAE comes from the coding sequence ATGACTGTCATTGACCGGTACGCGGCACAGACGCCCGTGCCGATTTATGACATTCTGCAGGACTTGGGCCTGGGGCCGGAGTTTCGGGCCTTGGACAGCGACATCTCGGGCTGGATTGAACGCAGAGATGATGACCGCTACGCCATCGTGATCAATGCGAACCATGCAGAGACGCGTAAGCGCTTCACGGCGGCGCACGAACTGGCGCACTTTATCTTTCATCGCGATCTTCTGGGGGACGGCGTTGGCGATAACAGGGCCTATCGCGCCGTAAACACCCCCTTCGCCAACAACCAGATCCTGCCGGTGCATGAGCGGCAAGCCAACAGCGTTGCGGCCAACATCCTGATGCCGAAGGAGGCTGTGTATCGTTTGCAGGCATCTGGCATCACGGACCCAAAGGAGTTGGCGGCCCGCTTCCGTGTTTCGGAAGAGGCGATGCGTATCCGCCTCGGCGTGCCCCGCGTCGCGGCGGAGTAG
- a CDS encoding Lrp/AsnC family transcriptional regulator, which produces MPDRAPSPLDLLDDIGLHLLRELQRDARLSFADLARQVGLTAPAVAERVRRMEAMGLIQGYRAEVNRAALGLKLTAFIRLRTNHGRDGDLERFAAEQREVLECHEVAGEESYLLKVAATDVQHLDRLLTTISGFGATHSTMVLTTKIASRVLEPFA; this is translated from the coding sequence ATGCCCGACCGCGCCCCCTCCCCCCTCGACCTGCTTGACGATATCGGCCTGCATCTGCTGCGCGAATTGCAGCGGGATGCACGGCTTTCCTTCGCCGATCTGGCCCGCCAGGTGGGGCTGACGGCCCCCGCCGTCGCCGAACGCGTGCGCCGGATGGAAGCCATGGGCCTGATACAGGGCTACCGGGCGGAGGTCAACCGCGCCGCCCTGGGTCTGAAGCTGACGGCCTTTATCCGCCTGCGCACCAACCATGGCCGCGACGGCGACCTGGAACGGTTTGCCGCCGAACAGCGGGAAGTGCTGGAATGTCATGAGGTGGCGGGGGAGGAAAGCTATCTCCTGAAGGTCGCGGCCACGGATGTGCAGCATCTGGACCGGCTGCTGACCACCATTTCCGGCTTCGGTGCCACCCATTCCACCATGGTCCTGACCACCAAAATTGCCTCTCGCGTGCTGGAGCCGTTTGCATGA
- a CDS encoding MBL fold metallo-hydrolase, with protein sequence MSMTPTISFHGAAGGVTGSCFLVRHAGGVLLVDCGMFQGSKSVQELNYRDFPFDVTEPSVLLLTHAHIDHSGLIPKLYRHGFGGRIITTRGTADLLTFMLPDSGFIQESEVRHLNRRNRQRGAREVEPIYTQADAQRVLSRIRPVDRDVWIDVEPGVRARFWDAGHILGSASIELELPGENGPVRILFSGDIGPGDKPFHPDPHGPARPDWLVVESTYGGRDRPLITADERRAVLGAELKAAFARGGPVLIPAFAVERTQELLFDLDLLFDQGVLPPVNVFLDSPLAIHVTQVFDRHLPEINQAGTPAPFTRRNLHLTEDVEASKRLNRVNGDAIIIAASGMCEAGRIRHHLKNNLWRQSATVLLVGYQAPATLGRLLQEGVKRVRIHGEEVEVRAQIRTLDTYSGHADHAHLLRWTLDRLPVSGGIFVVHGEEQERQTMKGGLVEAGIDGGKIHIPALDSQWSLTSLGGREVAASTAPRAVTVAKDWHNDYAATMLALSEKVRGEKDDASRAALLAKVRAALGLG encoded by the coding sequence ATGAGCATGACCCCCACCATCAGTTTCCACGGGGCTGCCGGCGGCGTCACCGGTTCCTGTTTCCTGGTCCGCCACGCCGGCGGCGTGCTGCTGGTCGATTGCGGCATGTTCCAGGGGTCCAAGAGTGTGCAGGAGCTGAATTATCGCGACTTTCCGTTCGATGTGACGGAACCGTCGGTCCTGCTGCTGACCCACGCCCATATCGACCATAGCGGCCTGATCCCGAAACTGTACCGGCATGGGTTCGGCGGGCGGATCATCACCACGCGCGGCACCGCCGATCTTCTGACCTTCATGCTGCCCGACAGCGGCTTCATCCAGGAAAGCGAGGTGCGCCACCTGAACCGCCGCAACCGCCAGCGCGGGGCCAGAGAGGTGGAGCCGATCTATACCCAGGCGGATGCCCAACGCGTACTGTCGCGCATCCGGCCCGTGGACCGCGATGTCTGGATCGACGTTGAACCCGGCGTGCGCGCCCGATTCTGGGATGCGGGCCATATATTGGGGTCGGCCTCGATTGAGTTGGAACTGCCCGGCGAAAATGGCCCCGTGCGCATCCTGTTTTCCGGCGATATCGGGCCGGGGGACAAGCCGTTTCACCCCGATCCGCACGGGCCGGCGCGGCCCGACTGGCTGGTCGTGGAAAGTACCTATGGCGGGCGCGACCGGCCCCTGATCACAGCGGATGAACGGCGCGCCGTCCTGGGTGCCGAACTGAAGGCCGCATTCGCGCGCGGCGGGCCGGTGCTGATCCCCGCCTTTGCCGTGGAACGCACCCAGGAACTGCTGTTCGACCTGGACCTGCTGTTCGATCAGGGCGTACTGCCGCCGGTCAATGTCTTCCTGGACAGCCCGCTGGCCATCCATGTCACCCAGGTTTTCGACCGCCACCTGCCGGAGATCAATCAGGCCGGAACACCCGCCCCCTTCACCCGCCGCAACCTGCACCTGACCGAGGATGTGGAGGCCAGCAAACGCCTGAACCGTGTCAATGGCGACGCCATCATCATCGCCGCCAGCGGCATGTGCGAAGCGGGCCGCATCCGCCACCATCTGAAGAATAATCTCTGGCGGCAATCGGCCACGGTTCTGCTGGTGGGATATCAGGCACCCGCCACCCTGGGCCGGCTGTTGCAGGAAGGGGTCAAACGCGTGCGCATCCATGGGGAAGAGGTGGAGGTCCGTGCGCAGATCCGCACGCTCGACACCTATTCCGGCCATGCCGACCACGCCCACCTGCTGCGCTGGACCCTGGACCGGCTGCCGGTATCGGGCGGCATCTTCGTGGTGCATGGGGAGGAGCAGGAGCGCCAGACAATGAAAGGCGGGCTGGTGGAGGCCGGGATCGACGGGGGCAAAATCCACATCCCGGCGCTGGACAGCCAATGGTCCCTGACCAGCCTGGGTGGACGGGAGGTGGCAGCCAGCACGGCCCCGCGCGCCGTCACCGTGGCCAAGGACTGGCACAATGACTATGCCGCCACCATGCTGGCCTTGTCGGAGAAGGTGCGCGGTGAGAAGGATGACGCGAGCCGGGCCGCCCTTCTGGCCAAGGTGCGGGCGGCCCTTGGCCTGGGGTGA
- a CDS encoding DMT family transporter — translation MSAVAATATPGAVRRATLVGGTAILMWSTLALLTALAGPVPPFLLVALSFGLGGLVSLGIIAATGRPVKAAVRQPLPVWLLGIGGLFGYHFLYFLALQTAPAAEANLINYLWPLLIVLFAGLLPGERLGRPQLLGAAAGLAGTLLLITGGKGISVDAQYLPGYLAALACSVTWSGYSVLSRRFGAVPTETVAFFCLATSLLAIPCHLLFEQTVWPQGVWGWSIIAAMGIGPVGLAFFVWDHGVKRGDIQTLGALSYATPLLSTGLLIVAGRAGFTWPVVGACLLIVGGAVVASRGLGK, via the coding sequence ATGAGTGCTGTTGCCGCCACCGCCACCCCCGGTGCCGTCCGTCGTGCCACCCTGGTTGGGGGCACCGCCATCCTGATGTGGTCGACGCTGGCCCTGCTGACCGCCCTGGCGGGGCCGGTGCCACCCTTCCTGCTGGTGGCTTTGTCCTTCGGGCTGGGCGGGCTGGTCAGCCTGGGCATCATCGCGGCGACGGGGCGGCCTGTGAAGGCGGCTGTGCGGCAGCCATTGCCGGTCTGGCTGCTGGGTATTGGTGGGCTGTTCGGTTACCATTTCCTGTATTTCCTGGCGTTGCAGACGGCACCGGCGGCAGAAGCCAACCTGATCAATTATCTGTGGCCGCTGCTGATCGTGCTGTTCGCGGGCCTGTTGCCGGGGGAAAGGCTGGGGCGGCCACAGTTGCTGGGGGCGGCGGCAGGGCTGGCCGGCACCTTGCTGCTGATCACGGGCGGCAAGGGCATCAGCGTCGATGCCCAATATCTGCCGGGCTATCTGGCGGCGCTGGCCTGCTCGGTGACATGGTCGGGCTATTCGGTGCTGTCGCGGCGGTTCGGGGCCGTGCCCACCGAAACGGTGGCGTTTTTCTGTCTGGCCACATCCCTTCTGGCCATTCCCTGTCACCTGCTGTTTGAACAGACCGTGTGGCCGCAGGGCGTCTGGGGCTGGTCCATCATCGCGGCCATGGGCATCGGCCCCGTGGGTCTGGCCTTTTTCGTTTGGGACCATGGGGTGAAGCGCGGGGACATCCAGACCTTGGGGGCGCTGTCCTACGCCACGCCGCTTCTGTCCACCGGTCTGCTGATCGTGGCGGGACGGGCGGGATTCACCTGGCCGGTTGTCGGGGCCTGCCTGCTGATCGTGGGCGGGGCCGTGGTGGCCAGCCGGGGGTTGGGAAAGTAA